In Macadamia integrifolia cultivar HAES 741 chromosome 5, SCU_Mint_v3, whole genome shotgun sequence, a single window of DNA contains:
- the LOC122079594 gene encoding zinc finger SWIM domain-containing protein 7, with product MASTTSSLVAERVWKDIQSSRSVTDDQLSILNFLFGKNFERATRIVDQRGVKRIFGEPSGRFVFQVVGESRRKEEYFCFPEHHCACYSFFYEVVNKGEQLCCKHQLAARLALSVGACVEVKVSDEQLAVLLSKL from the exons ATGGCTTCGACAACAAGTAGTTTAGTTGCAGAAAGAGTGTGGAAGGACATTCAATCGTCCCGTTCAG TGACGGACGATCAGCTCTCTAT CTTGAATTTCCTGtttgggaagaactttgaacGAGCAACCCGGATAGTAGATCAGAGAGGCGTCAAGAGGATTTTTGGTGAACCCAGTGGCCGCTTTGTCTTCCAG GTGGTAGGAGAATCTAGGAGGAAGGAGGAGTACTTCTGCTTCCCAGAACATCACTGTGCTTGCTATTCGTTTTTCTACGAAGTTGTCAACAAGGGGGAACAGCTTTGT TGCAAGCATCAGTTAGCTGCACGTCTTGCTTTATCAGTGGGTGCATGTGTGGAAGTTAAGGTG